One window of the Pyrus communis chromosome 17, drPyrComm1.1, whole genome shotgun sequence genome contains the following:
- the LOC137723200 gene encoding uncharacterized protein — translation MANLAKLDFVALDITGKNYLTLVVDTKIHLEAGNLEETIREENSAFSQDRAKTMIFIRNHLDEGLKSDNNIENEAFNEYNQLIYMLLVAEQNNELLMKNHQSRPTRSSPFPEVNAASLEVNATSSSGNNHKRGRGHKGGWWNGKCKNHGVQFHNQVPMHNSGPNFKNVNRHNGKAYMNNAPRNFEGAYHRCDGNGH, via the exons atggcaaacttggcaaaacttgattttgttgccctgGATATTACTGGGAAGAACTACCTTACCTTGGTagtggataccaagatccatctaGAGGCAGGGAATCTTGAAGAAACCATTAGGGAAGAAAACAGTGCATTCTCTCAAGATCGGGCGAAGACCATGATTTTTATCCGTAACCACCTTGATGAAGGACTAAAAAGCGA caacaatatagagaATGAAGCTTTCAATGaatacaaccagctgatataTATGCTCCTGGTAGcagaacaaaacaatgagctcttgatgaaaaatcatcagtccCGACCTACTAGATCTtcaccattcccagaagtgaatgctgcttccctcgaagtgaaTGCAACATCCTCTAGTGGcaataatcataaacgaggacgtGGCCACAAAGGAGGCTGGTGGAACGGGAAATGCAAGAATCATGGCGTCCAGTTTCATAACCAGGTTCCAATGCATAATTCAGGCCCGAActtcaaaaatgtaaatcgCCACAACGGCAAAGCTTATATGAACAATGCTCCTAGAAACTTTGAAGGAGCCTACCATAGGTGTGATGGTAATGGGCACTAA
- the LOC137723717 gene encoding disease resistance protein RPV1-like codes for MDSDGQTVVPVFYDVDPSDVRKHKRSFGEAFARHELDSAAEMAEVWRWKSALTRACDISGWDSRKYEDDARLIAEIVQDIFDKLTHMSSSEGEGLVGMDSQLDEMNLQLCLGTEDVRFVGIWGMGGIGKTTIAKAVYDKIACQFEAYCFLENVKEGFSRHGAIHMQEELLSRILKEKVRSLGTLDKGSKMIRKGLAKKKVFLVLDDVDNIDQIEGLLGKQRSFGCGSRIIITTRDEQLLRLSRVDAIYRPKILSDNEARDLFMQYAFRTNQPTSDYNHLTCHAIEYAKGLPLALKVLGGFLDNKSVREWEDVLEKIRKIPHMGIQEVLRTSFYGLDDSEKDIFLDIACFFKGMKKDCATNILEGCGFYPHSGLRVLINRSLITISDYGTLEMHDLLEEMGWEIVRQESIKEPGRRSRLWSYEDVHPVFTQNTATEAIESIVLDLSNKSEEVYLNAEAFVGMTRLRLLRIQYHNPSRDHVFIQYPSGDFPSHIQYPSGDFPSHKQHLSGDFKSHKQHLSGDFKYLSHELRYLVWHGCPLKSLPSNFNPNNLVDLDMECSNIQQLWEGTKHLKSLKFINLNHSHYLERTPNLTEAKNLEALYLEDCKSLFEVHPSISSLQNLLVLSLRGCKKLRKFPSSIYMRSLKSLNLSGCSKFEKFPETSNVMKELSKLHLDGTAIKELPSSIKNLTGLVTLNLNDCIELQSLPSSIYMRSLKSLNLSGCSKFEKFPEILDVMKELSELHLDGTAIKELPSSIKNLTGLVTLNLKDCIELQSLPSSIYMRSLKSLNLSGCSKFDKFPEISDVMKELSELHLDGTAIKELPSSIKNLTGLVTLNLKDCIELQSLPSSICQLKSLKDVTIYGCKSLKMFPEILEVSKNLSKLCLDGIAIRDLPFSIKNLTGLHTFNLKGCLQLKCLPSSICQLKSLRWFSLSGCSNIEKFPEILEVMEELRSLCLDETAIEELPSSINNLTELRSLSLKGCLKLKSLPCSICQLKSLKDFTLSGCSNLEKFPEILEVMEELRSLCLDETAIEELPSSINNLTGLRGLSLEGCLKLKSLPCSICFKSLKYFTLSGCSNLEKFPEILEVMEELRSLCLDETAIEELPSSINNLTGLRSLSLKGCLKLKSLPCSICQLMSLKDFTLSGCSNLEKFPEILEVMEELRSLCLDETAIEELPLSINNLTGLHSLSLKGCLKLKSLPCSICQLKSLKDFTLSGCSNLEKFPEILEVMEELQSLCLDETTIKELPSSINNLTGLRSLSLEGCLKLISLPCSICHLKSLGWFSLSGSKNLEKFPEILEVMGELNSLCLDKTAIEELPSSINNLTGLCSLSLEGCLKLKSLPCSICQLKSLRWFSLSGSKNLEKFPEILEVMGELKWLCLDETAIEELPSSINNLTGLRSLSLKGCLKLKSLPCSICQLKSLKDFTLSGCSNLEKFPEILEVMKELQWLCLDGTAIEELPSSINNLTGLWSLSLDDCLKLKSLPCSIDQLKSLIYIFRSDCPNLETENLPN; via the exons ATGGACTCGGACGGCCAGACTGTGGTGCCCGTCTTCTACGACGTCGATCCGTCTGACGTCCGCAAGCACAAGAGGAGTTTTGGGGAGGCGTTTGCGAGACACGAACTCGACTCCGCGGCTGAGATGGCGGAGGTGTGGAGATGGAAGTCAGCTCTTACAAGAGCCTGCGATATATCCGGCTGGGATTCGCGAAAATACGA GGATGATGCAAGGCTTATTGCAGAAATTGTACAAGATATCTTTGATAAATTGACCCATATGTCGTCAAGTGAAGGCGAGGGCTTGGTTGGAATGGATTCCCAGCTAGATGAAATGAATTTGCAATTATGCCTTGGCACGGAGGATGTTCGCTTTGTTGGAATATGGGGTATGGGTGGAATAGGCAAAACAACCATTGCCAAAGCTGTTTATGATAAAATTGCTTGTCAATTTGAAGCTTACTGCTTTCTTGAAAATGTCAAGGAAGGTTTCTCCAGGCATGGTGCAATACATATGCAGGAAGAGCTTTTATCCAGAATATTGAAGGAAAAGGTACGAAGTTTAGGAACTTTGGATAAAGGTTCCAAGATGATAAGGAAAGGACTAGCTAAGAAAAAAGTGTTCcttgttcttgatgatgtggaCAATATAGACCAAATTGAAGGCTTACTAGGAAAGCAACGTTCATTTGGCTGCGGAAGTAGAATTATTATAACAACACGAGATGAGCAATTACTAAGACTAAGCAGAGTTGATGCAATATATAGGCCCAAGATTTTAAGTGACAATGAAGCTCGTGACCTCTTTATGCAATATGCCTTCAGAACAAACCAACCCACAAGTGACTACAATCATCTCACATGCCATGCTATAGAATATGCTAAAGGTTTGCCTTTAGCGCTCAAAGTCTTGGGAGGTTTTCTTGATAACAAAAGTGTACGCGAGTGGGAAGATGTGTTAGAGAAGATAAGGAAAATCCCACACATGGGAATTCAGGAAGTGCTTAGAACGAGTTTTTATGGGCTGGACGATTCAGAGAAGGACATTTTTTTGGACATTGCTTGTTTCTTTAAAGGAATGAAAAAAGATTGTGCAACAAATATCCTGGAAGGTTGTGGCTTCTATCCTCATAGTGGATTAAGAGTTCTAATTAATAGATCTCTCATAACAATCTCAGATTATGGCACACTCGAGATGCATGATTTACTAGAAGAAATGGGTTGGGAAATTGTCCGCCAAGAATCTATTAAAGAGCCCGGGAGACGCAGTAGGCTGTGGAGTTATGAAGATGTTCATCCCGTGTTCACTCAAAATACA GCTACAGAAGCTATTGAGAGCATAGTCCTGGACTTGTCAAACAAATCAGAAGAAGTATACTTAAAtgctgaagcttttgttggAATGACGAGGCTAAGACTGCTCCGTATCCAATATCATAACCCCTCTAGAGACCATGTTTTCATACAATACCCGAGTGGAGACTTTCCTTCTCATATACAATACCCGAGTGGAGACTTTCCTTCTCATAAACAACACCTGAGTGGAGACTTCAAGTCTCATAAACAACACCTGAGTGGAGACTTCAAGTATCTTTCTCATGAATTGAGGTATCTCGTTTGGCATGGCTGCCCCCTAAAGTCTTTGCCATCCAATTTTAACCCCAACAACCTAGTTGACCTTGACATGGAATGTAGTAACATCCAACAACTTTGGGAAGGAACCAAG CATTTGAAAAGCTTGAAGTTCATCAATTTAAACCACTCTCATTACCTTGAAAGAACCCCCAACTTAACTGAGGCAAAAAATCTGGAGGCATTATACCTTGAAGATTGTAAGAGTTTATTTGAGGTTcatccatccatttcatctcttcaaaatcttcttgttttgagtctaagaGGGTGCAAAAAACTGAGGAAATTTCCAAGCAGCATTTATATGAGATCTCTCAAATCTCTTAATCTTTCTGGCTGCTCAAAATTTGAGAAGTTTCCAGAGACGTCAAACGTCATGAAGGAACTTTCAAAACTTCATTTAGATGGGACTGCAATTAAAGAACTGCCCTCGTCAATTAAAAATCTTACAGGGCTTGTTACTTTGAACTTAAACGATTGCATAGAGCTTCAAagtcttccaagcagcattTATATGAGATCTCTCAAATCTCTTAATCTTTCTGGCTGCTCAAAATTTGAGAAGTTTCCAGAGATCTTAGACGTCATGAAGGAACTTTCAGAACTTCATTTAGATGGGACTGCAATTAAAGAACTGCCCTCATCAATTAAAAATCTTACAGGGCTTGTTACTTTGAACTTAAAAGATTGCATAGAGCTTCAAagtcttccaagcagcattTATATGAGATCTCTCAAATCTCTTAATCTTTCTGGCTGCTCAAAATTTGACAAGTTTCCAGAGATCTCAGACGTCATGAAGGAACTTTCAGAACTTCATTTAGATGGGACTGCAATTAAAGAACTGCCCTCATCAATTAAAAATCTTACAGGGCTTGTTACTTTGAACTTAAAAGATTGCATAGAGCTTCAAAGTCTTCCAAGCAGCATCTGCCAACTTAAATCCCTAAAAGATGTTACTATTTATGGCTGTAAAAGTCTCAagatgtttccagagatttTAGAAGTTTCGAAGAATCTTTCGAAACTTTGTTTGGATGGCATTGCAATTAGAGATTTGCccttttcaattaaaaatcttaCAGGACTTCATACTTTCAACCTCAAAGGCTGCCTACAACTGAAATGTCTTCCAAGCAGCATCTGCCAACTCAAGTCCCTTAGATGGTTTTCTCTTTCTGGCTGCTCAAATATTGAGAAGTTTCCAGAGATTTTAGAAGTTATGGAAGAACTCCGGTCGCTTTGTTTGGATGAGACTGCAATTGAAGAACTGCCATCGTCGATAAATAATCTTACGGAGCTTCGTAGTTTGAGCCTTAAAGGCTGCTTGAAGCTTAAAAGTCTGCCATGCAGTATCTGTCAACTCAAGTCCCTGAAAGATTTTACTCTTTCTGGCTGCTCAAATCTTGAAAAGTTTCCAGAGATTTTAGAAGTTATGGAAGAACTCCGGTCGCTTTGTTTGGATGAGACTGCAATTGAAGAACTACCATCGTCGATAAATAATCTTACGGGGCTTCGTGGTTTAAGCCTTGAAGGCTGCTTGAAGCTTAAAAGTCTGCCATGCAGTATCTGTTTCAAGTCCTTGAAATATTTTACTCTTTCTGGCTGCTCAAATCTTGAGAAGTTTCCAGAGATTTTAGAAGTTATGGAAGAACTCCGGTCGCTTTGTTTGGATGAGACTGCTATTGAAGAACTGCCATCGTCAATAAATAATCTTACGGGGCTTCGTAGTTTGAGCCTTAAGGGCTGCTTGAAGCTTAAAAGTCTGCCATGCAGTATCTGTCAACTCATGTCCCTGAAAGATTTTACTCTTTCTGGCTGCTCAAATCTTGAGAAGTTTCCAGAGATTTTAGAAGTTATGGAAGAACTCCGGTCACTTTGTTTGGATGAGACTGCAATTGAAGAACTGCCATTGTCGATAAATAATCTTACAGGGCTTCATAGTTTGAGCCTTAAGGGCTGCTTGAAGCTTAAAAGTCTGCCATGCAGTATCTGTCAACTCAAGTCCCTGAAAGATTTTACTCTTTCTGGCTGCTCAAATCTTGAAAAGTTTCCAGAGATTTTAGAAGTTATGGAAGAACTCCAATCGCTTTGTTTGGATGAGACTACAATTAAAGAACTGCCATCGTCGATAAATAATCTTACAGGGCTTCGTAGTTTGAGCCTTGAAGGCTGCTTGAAGCTTATAAGTCTGCCATGCAGTATTTGTCATCTCAAGTCCCTTGGATGGTTTTCTCTTTCTGGCTCCAAAAATCTTGAGAAGTTCCCAGAGATTTTAGAAGTTATGGGAGAACTCAATTCGCTTTGTTTGGATAAGACTGCAATTGAAGAATTGCCATCGTCGATAAATAATCTTACGGGGCTTTGTAGTTTGAGCCTTGAAGGCTGCTTGAAGCTTAAAAGTCTGCCATGCAGTATCTGTCAACTCAAGTCACTTAGATGGTTTTCTCTTTCTGGCTCCAAAAATCTTGAGAAGTTTCCAGAGATTTTAGAAGTTATGGGAGAACTCAAATGGCTTTGTTTGGATGAGACTGCAATTGAAGAACTACCATCGTCGATAAATAATCTTACGGGGCTTCGTAGTTTGAGCCTTAAAGGCTGCTTGAAGCTTAAAAGTCTGCCATGCAGTATCTGTCAACTCAAGTCCCTGAAAGATTTTACTCTTTCTGGCTGCTCAAATCTTGAGAAGTTTCCAGAGATTTTAGAAGTTATGAAAGAACTCCAGTGGCTTTGTTTGGATGGGACTGCAATTGAAGAACTGCCATCGTCGATAAATAATCTTACAGGGCTTTGGAGTTTGAGCCTTGACGACTGCTTGAAGCTTAAAAGTCTACCATGCAGTATCGATCAACTCAAGTCCCTGATATATATTTTTCGTAGTGACTGCCCAAATCTTGAAACAGAGAACTTACCGAATTGA
- the LOC137723465 gene encoding cysteine proteinase inhibitor B codes for MMKVPIFALVICLLFVASNGYGGMLGGRKEIENVKTNKEVQELGRFSVGEYNRQRGTQKMDGGRELQFLEVVEAQSQVVSGFKYYLKVSAVRNGVHMLFDSEVVVKPWLRSKQLLNFAPHGPK; via the coding sequence ATGATGAAAGTTCCGATTTTTGCCCTTGTGATCTGCCTCCTCTTCGTCGCGTCGAATGGGTACGGCGGCATGCTCGGGGGAAGGAAGGAGATCGAGAACGTGAAGACGAACAAGGAGGTTCAAGAGTTGGGGAGGTTTTCGGTAGGGGAGTACAACAGGCAGAGGGGTACCCAAAAGATGGACGGCGGCCGAGAGCTTCAGTTCTTGGAGGTGGTGGAGGCGCAGAGCCAGGTGGTTTCCGGGTTCAAGTACTACCTCAAGGTGTCGGCGGTGAGGAATGGGGTCCACATGTTGTTCGATTCGGAGGTGGTGGTGAAGCCGTGGCTCCGTTCCAAGCAATTGCTCAACTTTGCCCCTCACGGTCCCAAATGA
- the LOC137722495 gene encoding small ribosomal subunit protein eS8, whose product MGISRDSMHKRRATGGKKKAWRKKRKYELGRQPANTKLSSNKTVRRIRVRGGNVKWRALRLDTGNFSWGSEAVTRKTRLLDVVYNASNNELVRTQTLVKSAIVQVDAAPFKQWYLQHYGVEIGRKKKSAVAKKDTPEEGEGTTEEAKKSNHVARKLEKRQQGRTLDPHIEEQFGGGRLLACISSRPGQCGRCDGYILEGKELEFYMKKLQRKKGKGAGAAA is encoded by the exons ATGG GTATCTCACGTGACTCGATGCACAAGCGCCGTGCTACTGGAGGCAAGAAGAAGGCatggaggaagaagagaaa GTATGAGCTCGGCCGTCAGCCTGCAAATACTAAGCTCTCCAGCAACAAGACTGTAAGGAGAATCCGTGTGCGAGGAGGCAATGTCAAATGGAGAGCTCTCAGGTTGGATACTGGGAACTTCTCGTGGGGCAGTGAAGCCGTTACTCGCAAAACCCGTCTCCTGGATGTTGTATACAATGCGTCAAACAATGAGCTTGTTAGAACACAAACTCTGGTGAAAAGCGCCATTGTGCAGGTGGATGCAGCTCCATTTAAGCAATGGTACCTCCAGCATTATGGAGTTGAAATTGGTAGAAAGAAGAAGTCTGCTGTTGCTAAGAAGGATACCCCAGAG GAAGGAGAAGGAACTACAGAGGAAGCAAAGAAGAGTAATCATGTTGCCAGGAAACTTGAGAAACGTCAGCAAGGTCGCACTCTAGACCCCCATATTGAAGAGCAGTTTGGAGGTGGGAGATTGCTGGCTTGCATATCTTCCCGTCCAGGCCAATGTGGCAGATGTGATGG GTACATCTTGGAGGGTAAGGAACTTGAGTTTTACATGAAGAAGCTCCAGAGGAAGAAGGGAAAAGGTGCTGGCGCTGCTGCATAA